In Capsicum annuum cultivar UCD-10X-F1 chromosome 8, UCD10Xv1.1, whole genome shotgun sequence, the genomic window tctgtttggtcatttccaacagattactcatctgttgtaacatattagtcatctattgatttaaattaagtcattattagtaataaataaattaattactaaaataaaatatgaattaattagtttaattacagtttcaattaatctcatggtaattacacgtcaactaagtatgttcgtcctgagtagagtgatcaattgaccaattttattttaaatgatttaaaataagtcgtcattagaaataactatatttattcaactaaaataaagatgaattagtaagttcaattacgattttaattaatctcatagtaattacattatcaattatgtgtttcatactgagtagattgattaattgaccaattttatttgaaataattcaaattaaaccattattagaaataactatattgatttaactaaaattaaagatgaattagtaagttcaattaccatttcaattaatctcatagtaattacatgatcaattaagtgtttcatccttagtagaataatcaattgaccaattttatgtgaaatgattcaaattaagtcattattagtaataactatgttgatataaccaaaattaaacatgaattaattaGTTCACTTACAAtctcaattaatctcatagtaagtacatgattaactaagtgtatttgtcccgaatagagtgatcaatcaaccaattttatttgaaatgattcaaattaagttattattagtaataactaaattgattaaactaaaattaaagataaatttacaatttcaattaatctcatagtagttaaatgatcaactaagtgtattcgtcatgagtagagtgatcaattgaccaattttatttgaaatgaatcaaattaagtcattattcgtaataactaaattgatataactaaaattaaagattaattgataagttcacttacaatttaaattaatctcatagtaattacatgatcaactatgtgtattcatctcgaggagagtgattaatcgaccaattttatttgaaatgattcaaattaagtcgtTATTAGttataactaaattgattttgactaaattaaatatgaattgataagttcacttacaatttcaattaatgtattcgtccttaatagaatgatcaattgataaattttatttgaaatgattcaaattaagcaattattagtaataactaaattgatttaactaaaattaaagacaagaccttagacaaggggacaaacatttgagttctcttacaaacatctgagctttagtattttaaattatttttcaacatatatcctatatgtttgatgaTTTTCAACAGATaggtcatatgttacaacaacatAGTCATCTGGtacaacagatgtctatatttgtttgataatttttaatatatgagtcatttattgcaactggttagtcatctgttgcaacatttgtctatatttgtttggtcattttcaacagatgtctttatttgtttggtcatttccaacagatgtctttatctgtttggtcattttcaacagattacttattttttgtaacatgttagtcatatattgattcatattaagccattatattagtattactaaattgatttaactagaattaaacatgaattaacaagttcaattacagtttcaattaatctcatgataattacacgatcaactaagtgtgttcgtcttgagtagagtgatcaattgaccaattttatttgaaataattcaaatcaagccctaattagaaataactatattgatttaactaaaattaaagatgaattagtaagttcacttacaatttcaattaattttatagtaattacatgatcaactaagtgtttcgtcttaaatagaatgatcaattgaccaattttatttgaaatagttaaaattaagcaattattagtaataactaaattgatttaactaaaattaaagatgaattgataattttaattataatttcaattaatctcattgtaattacatgatcatttatgtgtatttgtattgagtaaagtgttaattgaccaattttatttgaaattattcaaattaagacattattagtaataactacattgatttaactaaaaataaagatgaattgataagttcaattatgatttcaattattctcatattaattacatgatcatcttagtgtgttcgttttGAGTACaatgatcaattgactaattttatttaaaatgattcaaatcaagccattattagtaatagctaaattgattttataattacaatttcaattaatctcatagtaattacatgatcatttaagtgtgtaacatattgcaacagatttaacatattgcaacagatgagtcatctgttgaaaattatcaaacatatatacatatatgttgcaatagattggtcatctgttgtaacaaatgtctttatctgttggtcatttccaacagatgaccaatctgttgcaatatatgactttatctgtttgtcatttccaacagattactaatctgttgtaatagatgactaatctgttgcaacagatgtctttatctgtttggtcattttcaacatattactaatttgttACGACAGGcgattaatctattgcaatagatgtctttatctacttggtcattttcaatagattactcatctgttgcaacagatggccaTCTGTTATCAATCTATCATTAACTTTGTTGTAATAGTAAACAATCTTGTGTTGTTATCTAATTTTAGTCTATGACCGTGCTCTCAACCAAAcactttctttcttgtaattGATTCTTTCCACTCCCGAACGCTTAAAAACCTACACCTCTCAGCATCTTAAAAAAATAggcagaatgaaaaaaataagaataaactcaGTCGATCAAATATagattttctcattcattacataaaaaatatttacaacattaggtagatctgataaaataaattacatatgataaaaaaaaatgtataacctaattattattattattgtcaatcgaaaATCCATTGGGCAGCAGGCCCCTCAGCCTTCGAATCCCACGAAGTACACTTGCTCTTACGGTGCCCAACTCTCACTCGAGTTCATGAACCAACCTTTCAAGTTCCTACACGGTGTCAAGCAAAATCGTCATGTACCAAatcagatcagtcatatctagaacatgcatgaacaaataatgtaaaacactaaaccacatatactaccaactggtggtttacaaaaaaaaaatgtgaaacttaactagaaaatagatgcatgttaataattttcatattagaacaagaaaataaaacatatctcAAATGAggaacaagaaatttatttttgaaagagaagtgatTGAATATATAATGACAGTTTTATGCAAGACAAGATGCAGGAGATAGAGCTGAGGAtacctatttataaaagattgaatgagtgagtagtgcagtgtgttaggcaaaaaatcacgaCCATTCACCTCTTTTTGaataattatatctcttaattaaatcaaacttggtgactttttgattatttgaattagaaaaataaatttaaatacaaaaaagttgaaaagtcataacttttcacctttttagtattttagttatttaaattaaatagctacaaaattgtgtttatcatatttttttcacattatttatttatgaattattttttaattaaatggtcgaaaagtcatgacccttaagttcttccaacagatgatctatttgttgcaacatatggtccatctattataatagatgacccttctgttgcaatacatgactcatctgttggagtaattgatttatttttgcaacatatggttcatctgttgcaacagattgttcatttgttgcaacagattattcatttgttgaaaaaataaatcaatagtaagatttattcaatagaaacaataacaaatcatcatttatcaatacactatttttaccatgagattaattgaaatcgtaattaaacttactaattcatctttaattttagttaaatcaatatagttatttctaacgATGACgtattttgaatcatttcaaataaaattggtcaattgatcactctactcaggacgaacatacttagctaatcgtgtaattaccatgagattaattgaaactataattgaacttattaattcatattttattttagttaaatcaatttagttattactaataatggtttaatttgaatcaataaatgactaacatgttgcaatagatgattaatctattgaaaataaccaaacagttaaagacatttgttgaaaatgaccaaacagatatagacatttgttgcaacagataacgaacctgttgcaataactaactcatctattaaaaattatcaaataaatatagatatctgtttcaacagatgactaaattgttgcaatatatgactcaactgttgaaaattattaaatagacaagatatatgctgaaaagcaatttaaactactaaagctcaaatgtttttaggagaactcaaacatttgtcctttgtctaaggtcttgtattaagaacttgtcttcaattttaattaaattaatttagttattattaataattgtttaatttgaatcaataaatgattaacctgttataaacatctgttgcaacagatgactaacttgttgcaacaaataggtcaattgttgaaaaataattaaaatactagggaactcaaatatttttaaaagaactcaaatgttagtcccattgtcttaaagatgtctttaattttagttaaattaatttaatttattactaataattgtttaatttgaatcaaaaaatgactaacatattgcatcagatgattcatctgttggaaattaccaaacagatagaaaatttgttgtaacagatgggtcatctattagaaagcaattaaaatactagggaacttaaacgtttttaggagaacttaaacgtttgtccccttgatccttttgtatttgatgtatgagatattatttttgtcttctttacctgtttcataaaattttttgtgttttacttattcattatgcccctattgaaatttttgaattttttttaggtcaaattttattcgtatatcacttggatattacttcataggtgattttgtaagtaaaattatgatttttgttgaattttttatttggtgtatctgctactactacaatggatagaacctgcaacatgaatccaacatatgagtcatctgttgtaacaagtgagtaatatgttgcaatatatgactagtctgttgcaacagataacccgcatgttggattcatgttacaacactataatacgaatccaacaaatgagtaatctgttgtaacaggtgagtaatttgttgcaacatatgacgcatctgttacaacaaattacccacatgatgttacaacatatgactcatttgttgtaatagattagtcatatatattgcaacagattactcagctgttgcaacagattagtcatatatgttgtaatagattacccatctgttggattcatgtattagtcatatatgttgtaacagattactaatctgttggaacagattagtcatatatgttacaacagattactcatctagtgaaatagattagtcatatatgttgcaacagattacttatctgttgcaacagattagtatatatgttgcaacagattactcatatgttggattcacgttacatgttttatccattgttgaaaaaaccgtagtagcagatacatccagatgagaaattcaactaaaaataacaaatataaaaaaaataaaaaaaaacataaaaaaataacaaataccaacaaatcaagttcctcattttcgtactaactaaaaagccctaattttttatctgtgaaaataaaaaagaaacgatgaagaactcgaagttgttgtcgccggagaatgttgtcacgtcgcCTGACGGTTGAAAGCCAAAAAGGAACaagcaagaactcaaaactatttatcgccagaggttgaagttgcacaagattgaagggagaaatttggaaagctgttggttgggagaagttagagagagaaactattgAGAGAAAGATAgaagagattgatttgcagagagAGAAAGGTATtgtgggtgtgggttgatttgaatttttgaaaagattaacaggtttgaaaaatattaatcaagtccatgattaacctaatcaagtttcttaattatgtttgaccctttaagttggtcaatgtcaccaattcttcattcaagacttaaatgacacctttccttcaatttacTCTACTAACTACATATATCAGTAGGATGTATCTAACATTACCTAAATGTATCTTTACTAAGTTGTGTAGCTGGAAGTATCTGCTTGTTTTTATTTTCTACAAAGTAGTTGCCCGGTCATGATCTCATAAATTATTTGACAGATTGATGCAACATAGGTACTGTGCCTAGTACCATAGTCAAGGTGCGTGCAGGTTGGTCCGAGCATCATTCAATAATTAATTTGTTAGTTTGATATACAGTGAAATCAAAGTCAAGTGTCCATATACAAATCTAAAATTCAACTCATAAAAGCAATCCCATTGTATTCAATAAAATTGACAAACAAGTACAATCTCAGCCAGCTGTATAAAAAAATTCTTAAGAATTCACATATACTCAATACATACAAAATGAAATTAGAATTCCAAATAAACAATCATATGATAATTACTCAGTCTTAGGTGGAAAATTGGTTTCCTCCTGTGACAATTTTTTATAGGTAAAATCTAGCCATGAGTACACTGCAAAGAACAAAATAAGTATACCATCAATCTCATATAACAAATACAAAGACTCTTTGGTAGTTGAGCTGGACAAGCTGATCGGACATTACTGTTATAAAAGAAACATACACAAAGACTTTTTTATAGTCGAGGTGTCTGCAAACGAGCCCTGATATAACGATTATCCAAAAGACAAAGCGATGGAAAGACTTTCGATAGTCAAGGTGTGCAGATTGGCTCGATACAATTATAACTTCCAGTATGCATAATTcaccaaaaagaataaaaagggacaCATTGTAGTTGCAGGCCTAGTGCATGTTACTTTAAAGCTTATGTAGCTTGGATTATTCAAAAATGTCGGCGGGTATGTGTAGGATTCttcaaagtaaaatatttttcgaGGATTCGACACAGGtgtggcaacatttttggagagtccaaaCAATATAGCTTAAAGCTATAATAAGAGCAGTACATGTTGACACAGCTAGAAAAGTACAAGATAACACAACCAATGGCAATTATGTTCTTGTATTATAGCAATATCGTTAATCAGTTTATCGTAATTTACATGTTCACTAACCACGATTTCATCGCTCTTATAGCCCTCGTATTTTATATTGTCAATCCAAACGCTGGAATGACGTAACAACactgaaatattcattgcaactacttaaagaaaatcaagaaataaaaaaaagaggtcgtatgaatttttttaatggaACGTATAAACTTTTTGCAATCTGAAAACTGATTATGAAAAGATTCTTGTTTAATATGGTGGAATAACAAACTAATTATCATATATTGTggaattttatttagttttaccATAATTAGTTAGGTTAATTGTTATATTAATGTTAGTTTAGCCGTTACATCTCTTAAAACATGCTAATTAGTTTACCTAATACATGTATCTGTAGGACATATTGTATCTTCAAAGGCCAAATGTtggaatttaataaaattttaaaaatagttaaaaattttAGTTAATACTAGTAAAGATgtcgttatatatgtaatttttaattctaGAAACACACTCAGAGCATACTCTCTTGTGTTTCCTTTAAATCCCGAAAATCAAACACCGACGAACATTGGAAGTTCAGAGACGAGGGAATGAACTTCCTgatatttcaaattaaagaagCATGACTGAGATGCAACAGCTTCAGTCATGGAACTTCAAAAGTTAATTATCAGTTATGTGGCATGGAACTTCAAAAGTTCCAACTACAGAGACAaatcttttcctatttttatagTGTTCGAATGgtcaaaattagaaaatttatctTTGGAAAAACAAGCTCCTTGAAAATAGGTAGAATAGTCAAAATTAGaatatattttctttgaaaaaacaAGCTgcttgaaaataagaaaatgactTCCTTAAAGTAGGAAAAACAAGTTGCATCATCTCCTCTACCCTCACAACTAGCATTAGGATATTTACTGGCATacaagaaaacaagtaagaaaccaCTTGTTTTCCTATAAAATCTtctcttggaaaatattttccttcctaCGGAGCATGCCTGAAATGTATAAGGTAAAATGAAATAAGATTTTGAATATACAGAATAAATTAAAGAACAAAAACTGGTAGTCAgtatctgttggaaataacatttttattactCATGCTACTAAGATATTCATGAGTGAATATTTTGACACCGATATCCGTAAGTGAATATTACAACAACATTGCTGCTTCTACGCTCTGTTTTCCAGTCAGCTTCTCCTTTATGGCTTCCCAAAATGTGGGTATTGCAACCTCATCAGGAACTTCCTTAAATGATGGAAGGTAATTTACATCAACAATGACATGGTCACCAGTGCTTTCCTGAATCTGAAATTCAATTCAAAAGTCATTATCAAGACGTGCACTGCTTGAGTCCTAATCCCCATAACTATAATTTATGActttctttttcaattatttgTGGCAAAACTTATCAGCTTACCATCAAGGGTTTAGAAGAAGCTGAGATTAGAGAACTTTTAGTTTAGAGCAAAACCATTGATATGGCGACTTCTTTTTGGCATTGACAAGTATTAATTAAACCTTGTATGGTTCTCCTTTCTACCTTTCTGTTAGAAATCAATTATCCCTAGAGCACAAAAACTAACAGGCAACTATATATCAATCAAAGAAGAAGCAACAGGGCGAAGGTCCTAAGGAGATGTGTTTGCTGATGGAGTTCAGTCTGTTTCTCGTATTCATTCATTTTAACATTACATTGATGAACTGACTAGCTCAAGACCCTCTATTCGCTGTGGACAAAAAGGAGATGAAAACGCTACATAGGGGAGTCGAGGAAGAATTTATTTGGTACGAAGAGATCTTTCTCTACCTAGTGATTGTCAATACTATGAACTGGGACAAAAGGATAGGGATAAATCATACATAATTGCTTTTCCACAATAGCTGAGTGAATCTGACTTATTTGACATTTCACCACGCAGCTCTAGTGAGATCTTTGGATGATTCAGTCTTACTACAAGTTAAAATCATTTCAGTGGGATGTCGGTTTATAGCATAGATGGACACAATGTATTTTGAGTATGCTAACATCTTTAACAGCTATTGATGAAGGACATCTCATTCTCCCAATTTTTCTCCAATAAATTTATCTTCTTATCCcagaaaaaatgaaacaaaaagcTAATCAGCTAGAACACAGTCCCCGTAGAAGATGAAGAATATGAGAGTACTCACCACAACATCAAAGCCAAAGATAGTAAGGTCAAGAACCCTTCTCAACCAATTTGCAGCATCAGTGACTAGCTCATGATCAAtctgtttattatctttattttggcTTTGTTGCTGATTGTCCTTGTCAACAGGAAGAGATTTTAAGCTGCAAAGATAGGTATTCTTAAAGAGGCATAGAAAGTGCATATTGCAGGTAGAGGAATTTAAGGTGGTAAAATACCTATCAAAAAGTAATGGCTTCAGCTCCTTTTCTTTAGCTAACTTGATCAAGGTATCTGCATTAGGTGTAGACTTCTTAATTGCAAAGAAAATCTTCTTCCCAACAACATAAAACTTGAACATAGTGGATGAATGATCCACATATTCCTGCAGTTGCACTTGTCTTCATAATTAACTTGGAGGAGAAAGCTCAAGTTAGAaggaaataatttatttggatgacAATATGGAGATCTTTTCAACAATGACTAAAAATGCAAACCAGAATGGACATGCAAAGTTACTGTACTTTTGCACTACATTCGTACTTCCGAAACATCCCGTAAATCTGATCAGTATCTGATAAAATCAAGTGCCAACCCATTCTCATTTGCAAACAAGGAAAGCATCTTCCATATGGATGAGAAAATACACAACACTTTCACACAGGCACTAACTTAGAATGTTCAAGTTAAACCAGTTCTAACCATTCAAGAGGCAGATTAAACAAGTTATAATTATTACATGTAGCCCCTTGTTTACCTGCACAATAGCTGGAAGAGGGATATTGAGGTCTTTGTAGCTGTCTGCCTTAAAGACAATGGCCTGTCAATTAAAAATTCTATGTCACACTGCCATGCTAGAAAAATCACTTATCAAAAAGAAAGTTGCAAGATCAATCGACAACTCACATggcaaatgaaaaaaaagaaagatatataaagGCAAAGCTTAGAGCTGAAGCATAGATAGTTTGTacacaattaaaatttttaataacaTCAAAAGGAGGAATTCCATATGCTAAACCTTTTATGGAGTACAAGTTCAATATATGAATGTACAGAGAGGAAGAGAGAGGGACCAAGAGTACTATTTATGATAGCTTGAGAATTCAGCGTTACCATGCTGTGAGCATCAGAAACTCCACAAGCAACTTGGGGTTTTACAATGTTCGGAAGAGACAGTTTTGCATCGGCTAGCTTTTTTTCCAACTTGGGCTCACGAAAATCGACAACCTGCATGAAGAAGTGCATGTTAAATCAAATATCTAGGAAGTAGAGAAAACTAATATTCACATACCTACAGATTATATGACAAATGATGAAATGAGTAGTGAACTACCATAAACTAAAGTGTTCTAGCGTTTTCTGTTTCAATTTTTGGGTTCACAGTATGGTTTTTTAGATCATTATATCGTGAGGCAAAAGGAGCTTCATTTCAGAAACACATAAGAAGATCCTAATCTCAAAGCAATAAGCAGATATAGATAAAATCTTGATGTATTCGTGTTTAATTAGATTTTTCAACTCCATAATTTAACCTACCTGAGCTAAGCAGTGATAAGAGAACAAAATGATTAACTTAAAAGAAAATGGAACAAGGTAAATTCTTGAAAACAGTCTTCCAACCCATTGGTAACAGAAAAGATGTCCCCTTTAACTGTGCGGATAGCTCATAATGAGCAAACAACAAACCCAAAAAGGATGCATAAACATCTACATACTAGATAGTTGAATATCCAACAAATGAGAGCCATGTGACCATAAGAACTCATGACACACAATTCAATTAAAATGACTTGTCGTAGCATAATATTTCCTTCTTTCCAGCCATGCTTTATTCCCAGGTAAGGCTCTATATAACCATATCAGCTACTGCATTGGTTGGACAAAAAACTCCATTAGGGGTGGGCGTTTGGTTCTTCGGTTCGGTTTTGTCAAAGTTCGATCGGTtcttcagtttttagttttgtaaAAATGAGCACCGAACACCGAACCAGACTAATTTGGTTCAGTTCGGTTTTTTGAACTTTGGTTCGGTTTATTCAGTGTTTCTAAATCGTTTTTTCGGTGTAAGTGagaaacaaaattatcaaaacaTATCCACTTACCCAGTTAGTGAAGTGggaaattgaaaaaggaaaacaaGGAGATgtaatataaataacatatatacAGTTGTATGAGTTCTATGGAGTTTTTGGGTAATTTGGTGTGTCCAATTTATTGTGTTCTTTTCTCAATAAGTGCATACTGGATGATAACACATTGACACTTGTCTGGAATAGctataaaagattaaattaaattaatttaacaaatattttaaCTATAACTAAtgatttattttgagaaattattctTCAGAAAATTTAAATGGGCTCGGACTTGGGTCTTTATTGAGCtaacatatatattaaatgtaatataaatatttttttaaaatttaattaataaaagttCGGTTCTTCCGCGTTACCCTTAAACCGAACACCAAACCGAAGAACCGaactaccaaaaaaaaaaaagaccgaGCCGAAGAACCGAAACGAAAGAACCAAACTAATTCAGTTTTTCGGTTCTACAGTTCTTATGCCCAACCCTAAACTCCATAGTAAAAACAATTTCATCCCAACCAAGCAATTTCAAGTTGGATGGCCCTTGTAAAGCAACAAAGTGACTGATCTTTCTCATTCATAAAGTGGGAAAAGTCTAAAACTCTATCCTGGACTAAACCAAGCTGATCCACTATTGTTATCCCCACTTAAAGACATCGTCAACTCAGATTGCAGACAGATATAGCACTTGATCCCACCCAAAACACATTGTAGCCATATGCTTGATGGGAACTGAGACCCCAAAATAAGGCCTCGTTTAACATAGCTTCTGAAAAGTAGCCTGCTGCatgaagaaataaagaaacaGATGATGCAATTATGATCAATAAGGAAAAGATTAGGAACTGAAGTCACAAAGATTTCACAGCAGATTTTTCAGTGTAAGCACAAGAAGGGGTATCATTAGGAAAAAGGACCTTCAGAAAATGGGGACCTCTGATCTTACTGCAGCTTTTGCTGTTAAGATTTTCCAAACCACCTAGAATCTGCTGTATTTTCAACCGATCAAGAACAGGGTATATGTTGCTAAATGGGTCAATCACACGACATTCAGGATGGCATCCGATGCACCTGACCAGAAAATAATCAAAGGAGATTTAGCGTTATGCAAACAACTCCTCTGATATCAAATTATTACAGCTCAAAAAAGAAAGTACTAAAAACATTTCAGAAACTTACATCCAAGTTCCCAGAAATTATTTCGACACTCATTACCAGTTCAAGCTGAAACCAATGTGGTGCAATGCATCTTTCAGATAAATAGAAACACGCCAAAAACAatcaggaaaagaaaaaaaaaaggaagatgcaaaaatattaaagatgTCATTTCGACTTGAAGAAAGTCATTTCCATCAAGAAATTACAATCATCTATGAACAGCATCCACATTTTGCTATCAACAAATTGTCATTATCAGAGAGGCTATAAGAGAATGAATGAAAGCATTAAATCTTTTTGATGTCTTACAGAACAGAGCGCATAAGGTAAAGATACAAGCTTATTTCGACTGACAGGGTATAGCTCTCCAATCTAAATATGAACTAGGACATAGTTAGAGCTAGCTAAAGCTTTCTTATCATCTACTTCCTGTTATTAATGATATTAAGCTTTTGGCTTTTCAGTTCTAGCTTGAACAATAGGGTCTGCACTAATAGCAGTTCTCTGTATGTCTCCCTTGGATTACCTCTAACAACTTCATGCTTAGAAGTTCTGAAGATGAGATTTAGCTATGCAACGCGTCTAGTATATAGTATTGAAGTTTCAACACCCTATTTTTCTCAGTTTCATAAACTAAAGGGTGCTATGGTGATTCACAGAGAAATGACAAACAGCATTGAGATTCTTGTCATGTAAAAATGTACCGATACCAAGTGTTTAGATGCAAACCATTTTTTTCTACACACACTTCTCTCACTAAACCATGACTAAGTAATATAGTTCTCATCTCATTCAATCACTTAACCA contains:
- the LOC107847222 gene encoding inositol 1,3,4-trisphosphate 5/6-kinase 4 isoform X3 → MISSHSFSGQSYLVLVVVGADRYLVELVEVHGISYGPDLSAPKVRLLQENARLYSYNCFVFRPSAIDNFVSAVSLEWGDNIGSYMHVISSYKDEEISQLISSGWLITVLRSPGKASAVEYNPGTDENPSKIFINKLEELPLTICHLNKKAMGKEVETVGYLMKPSREEDFAKRGAFPLNPTPNGLIFVALNYELPISWQLQQLDGVLHKATDDIITVEMSSSSDFENKVTYTEGMQELQRCIGCHPECRVIDPFSNIYPVLDRLKIQQILGGLENLNSKSCSKIRGPHFLKVVDFREPKLEKKLADAKLSLPNIVKPQVACGVSDAHSMAIVFKADSYKDLNIPLPAIVQEYVDHSSTMFKFYVVGKKIFFAIKKSTPNADTLIKLAKEKELKPLLFDSLKSLPVDKDNQQQSQNKDNKQIDHELVTDAANWLRRVLDLTIFGFDVVIQESTGDHVIVDVNYLPSFKEVPDEVAIPTFWEAIKEKLTGKQSVEAAMLL
- the LOC107847222 gene encoding inositol 1,3,4-trisphosphate 5/6-kinase 4 isoform X5 — encoded protein: MHVISSYKDEEISQLISSGWLITVLRSPGKASAVEYNPGTDENPSKIFINKLEELPLTICHLNKKAMGKEVETVGYLMKPSREEDFAKRGAFPLNPTPNGLIFVALNYELPISWQLQQLDGVLHKATDDIITVEMSSSSDFENKVTYTEGMQELQRCIGCHPECRVIDPFSNIYPVLDRLKIQQILGGLENLNSKSCSKIRGPHFLKVVDFREPKLEKKLADAKLSLPNIVKPQVACGVSDAHSMAIVFKADSYKDLNIPLPAIVQEYVDHSSTMFKFYVVGKKIFFAIKKSTPNADTLIKLAKEKELKPLLFDSLKSLPVDKDNQQQSQNKDNKQIDHELVTDAANWLRRVLDLTIFGFDVVIQESTGDHVIVDVNYLPSFKEVPDEVAIPTFWEAIKEKLTGKQSVEAAMLL
- the LOC107847222 gene encoding inositol 1,3,4-trisphosphate 5/6-kinase 4 isoform X2 — protein: MCAVKGIVMNASVLLAVNDDENGIPSLAPAADYLLRKLRYSNIYIGISYGPDLSAPKVRLLQENARLYSYNCFVFRPSAIDNFVSAVSLEWGDNIGSYMHVISSYKDEEISQLISSGWLITVLPVEYNPGTDENPSKIFINKLEELPLTICHLNKKAMGKEVETVGYLMKPSREEDFAKRGAFPLNPTPNGLIFVALNYELPISWQLQQLDGVLHKATDDIITVEMSSSSDFENKVTYTEGMQELQRCIGCHPECRVIDPFSNIYPVLDRLKIQQILGGLENLNSKSCSKIRGPHFLKVVDFREPKLEKKLADAKLSLPNIVKPQVACGVSDAHSMAIVFKADSYKDLNIPLPAIVQEYVDHSSTMFKFYVVGKKIFFAIKKSTPNADTLIKLAKEKELKPLLFDSLKSLPVDKDNQQQSQNKDNKQIDHELVTDAANWLRRVLDLTIFGFDVVIQESTGDHVIVDVNYLPSFKEVPDEVAIPTFWEAIKEKLTGKQSVEAAMLL
- the LOC107847222 gene encoding inositol 1,3,4-trisphosphate 5/6-kinase 4 isoform X4, with product MCAVKGIVMNASVLLAVNDDENGIPSLAPAADYLLRKLRYSNIYIGISYGPDLSAPKVRLLQENARLYSYNCFVFRPSAIDNFVSAVSLEWGDNIGSYMHVISSYKDEEISQLISSGWLITVLRSPGKASAVEYNPGTDENPSKIFINKLEELPLTICHLNKKAMGKEVETVGYLMKPSREEDFAKLQQLDGVLHKATDDIITVEMSSSSDFENKVTYTEGMQELQRCIGCHPECRVIDPFSNIYPVLDRLKIQQILGGLENLNSKSCSKIRGPHFLKVVDFREPKLEKKLADAKLSLPNIVKPQVACGVSDAHSMAIVFKADSYKDLNIPLPAIVQEYVDHSSTMFKFYVVGKKIFFAIKKSTPNADTLIKLAKEKELKPLLFDSLKSLPVDKDNQQQSQNKDNKQIDHELVTDAANWLRRVLDLTIFGFDVVIQESTGDHVIVDVNYLPSFKEVPDEVAIPTFWEAIKEKLTGKQSVEAAMLL